In one Nitrospirota bacterium genomic region, the following are encoded:
- a CDS encoding type II toxin-antitoxin system PemK/MazF family toxin yields the protein MKRAPQRGDIYWVALDPTLGSEIKKTRPAVIVSNNSCNAYGARVVVLPITSNVDSLYPGEAMITVAGKPARVLGDQIRSVDKARLCSRIDTLKAEELAAVEDAVRITLELPG from the coding sequence ATGAAGCGAGCGCCCCAACGTGGGGATATCTACTGGGTCGCCCTGGATCCAACGCTCGGTTCGGAAATCAAGAAAACCAGGCCGGCCGTGATCGTCTCCAACAATTCCTGTAACGCCTACGGGGCTCGTGTCGTGGTCTTGCCCATCACCAGCAACGTAGACTCTCTCTATCCCGGGGAGGCAATGATCACGGTCGCCGGGAAGCCGGCCAGGGTGCTAGGGGATCAGATTCGATCAGTGGACAAGGCCCGCCTCTGCTCTCGAATCGACACCTTGAAAGCCGAAGAACTGGCCGCTGTCGAGGATGCGGTTCGCATCACCCTTGAGCTGCCCGGGTAG
- a CDS encoding type II toxin-antitoxin system PemK/MazF family toxin, producing MEGGIKRGEIWTVVPPRHPKPRPVLVVSINAVNESAWPDVLVIPLTSVPSPLRVPLPEEPEQTGLRTASYAKCESVGPLEKSRLKKRIGTLPPEAWASIEEGIRRVLGLRA from the coding sequence GTGGAGGGAGGAATAAAGCGTGGCGAGATCTGGACCGTTGTCCCGCCAAGGCACCCCAAACCACGTCCGGTTCTGGTCGTCAGCATCAACGCCGTGAATGAATCTGCCTGGCCGGATGTCCTGGTCATTCCGCTCACCTCTGTCCCGAGTCCGCTCCGCGTGCCCCTTCCAGAAGAACCAGAGCAGACTGGTCTGCGCACCGCCAGCTATGCCAAGTGCGAGTCGGTCGGGCCGCTGGAGAAGTCCCGTCTCAAAAAGCGGATCGGGACGCTTCCTCCCGAGGCCTGGGCCTCGATTGAGGAAGGAATCCGGCGGGTCCTTGGTCTCCGAGCTTGA
- a CDS encoding SUMF1/EgtB/PvdO family nonheme iron enzyme, whose amino-acid sequence MQTRFLTLVTVGVVSCVLCSSALAETRGVKIDGKAAADYVAGQTGKSWAVVIGIDQYEKVRRLKYAVADARAVADELGRRGYQVAALYDQQATRRNILKELGDKLVDRVGEPDRVVIYYAGHGETKKSKGGKEMGYLLPVNGEQDALAETAISMGLIKELADALPSKHVLFLVDVCYGGIAGQQFRSTLPPMTEAYLKTITREKGRQLITAGGPDQQAMEAPEWGHSVFTYYLLEGLRKGLADLNDDGIVPASELYSYLESRVFSAAQSKGHRQRPELWKLANEPGEFVFFAAARPAAVRAEPRRRPAPGPVPGPSAALTQAEQELQALQEQERALEEQEKQAALQRQIEEKMRQLEERKKKIELAKAYDLPKQTGRELTGRDGAPMLLVPDGEFLYGDSNQRLSLPAFYMDKYEVSTAQYAKFMAESGRAAPVYWETSVPVSYGQKPVVGVTWYDADAYCRHYGKRLPTEQEWEKAARGTDGREYPWGDEAPTSRHANYGKSCGGFFSCEPYRKVLQSVGNYEAGKSPYGIYDLAGNVWEWTSSDDNSRAKVLRGGSWDDDAFDIRSAIRRGVVLMPGSVGFRCAKTP is encoded by the coding sequence ATGCAAACGCGTTTCCTGACGCTGGTTACGGTTGGAGTCGTGTCCTGTGTCCTATGCTCGTCTGCGCTGGCCGAGACGCGCGGGGTCAAGATTGACGGCAAGGCCGCCGCCGACTACGTGGCCGGGCAGACCGGCAAGTCCTGGGCGGTGGTGATCGGCATTGACCAGTACGAGAAGGTCCGGCGCCTCAAGTACGCGGTGGCCGATGCCCGGGCCGTGGCGGACGAGTTGGGGCGGCGCGGCTATCAGGTGGCGGCGCTGTACGATCAGCAGGCCACGCGCCGCAATATCCTGAAGGAATTGGGCGACAAGCTGGTGGACCGGGTGGGCGAGCCGGACCGGGTGGTCATTTACTATGCCGGACACGGGGAGACCAAGAAGTCGAAGGGCGGCAAGGAGATGGGCTACCTGCTGCCGGTGAACGGGGAGCAGGACGCGCTGGCCGAAACCGCGATCAGCATGGGACTCATCAAAGAACTGGCCGATGCCCTGCCGTCCAAACATGTCCTGTTTCTCGTGGACGTGTGCTATGGCGGGATCGCGGGCCAGCAGTTCCGCAGCACGCTGCCCCCCATGACCGAAGCGTACCTGAAGACGATCACGCGGGAGAAGGGCCGGCAGCTCATCACCGCCGGCGGGCCGGACCAGCAGGCGATGGAGGCGCCGGAATGGGGCCACAGCGTCTTCACCTATTATCTGCTGGAGGGGCTGCGCAAGGGACTGGCGGATCTGAACGACGATGGGATTGTCCCGGCCTCAGAACTGTACAGCTATCTGGAAAGTCGGGTCTTTTCCGCGGCGCAGTCGAAGGGGCACCGGCAGCGGCCGGAGCTGTGGAAGCTGGCGAACGAGCCGGGGGAATTCGTGTTCTTCGCGGCGGCGCGGCCCGCCGCCGTGCGTGCTGAGCCGAGACGACGCCCGGCGCCGGGGCCGGTCCCCGGTCCCAGCGCCGCGCTGACGCAGGCCGAGCAGGAGCTGCAAGCCTTGCAAGAGCAAGAGCGGGCACTGGAGGAGCAGGAGAAGCAAGCGGCCTTGCAGCGGCAGATTGAGGAAAAGATGCGGCAGCTTGAAGAGCGAAAAAAGAAGATCGAGTTGGCCAAGGCCTACGACCTGCCCAAGCAGACCGGGCGGGAGCTCACCGGGAGAGACGGGGCGCCGATGCTCCTGGTGCCGGACGGGGAGTTCCTCTACGGCGACAGCAACCAGCGGCTCTCGCTGCCGGCCTTCTACATGGACAAGTACGAAGTCAGCACGGCGCAGTACGCCAAGTTCATGGCGGAAAGCGGCCGGGCCGCGCCGGTGTACTGGGAGACTTCCGTGCCGGTCAGCTACGGACAGAAGCCGGTCGTGGGCGTCACCTGGTATGACGCGGACGCCTATTGCCGTCATTACGGCAAGCGGCTGCCGACGGAGCAGGAATGGGAGAAGGCGGCGCGAGGCACAGATGGACGGGAGTACCCGTGGGGGGACGAAGCGCCGACGAGCCGACATGCGAACTACGGCAAGTCCTGCGGCGGCTTCTTTTCGTGTGAACCCTATCGCAAGGTGCTTCAGTCGGTTGGGAACTACGAGGCGGGCAAAAGCCCCTACGGGATCTACGACTTGGCGGGCAATGTCTGGGAGTGGACCAGTTCGGACGACAATAGTCGCGCCAAGGTCCTCCGTGGCGGGTCGTGGGACGACGACGCGTTCGACATCCGATCCGCGATCCGGCGCGGCGTCGTCCTGATGCCCGGCAGCGTCGGCTTCCGGTGCGCGAAGACTCCCTGA